A genomic segment from Aspergillus puulaauensis MK2 DNA, chromosome 1, nearly complete sequence encodes:
- a CDS encoding uncharacterized protein (COG:S;~EggNog:ENOG410PQZC;~TransMembrane:7 (i12-35o41-60i67-86o115-134i172-193o205-225i237-257o)), whose product MQLILAISDQQLVTGLAMLIGAFSQLNCGISFYHWQVATTLAWFASITHLATLPFLQEFLQRRKFLLCLRVMLMSGVAIMLSIALLRSGNPEIPAMCGTVANGSVAVSIWMSQNGVYTILSEVILLGTLVTRLLRMFSHTSHAGMRLMGFVRAKWQASIIGLCKRLQARSGLAAAVTLWVPVLSLSVLVSVQTLLDFMRSRTWEVLWLLFSLVWGTLRLFTVRYSMQRSRDMLEESYWGFGQVIPVLLLLVPGLVVVESLSGFKYPNPIRKSATLRPERRPTSTVNAQSPK is encoded by the exons ATGCAGCTTATCCTTGCAATCAGCGACCAGCAGCTTGTCACTGGGCTCGCTATGCTCATCGGGGCATTTAGCCAGCTCAACTGCGGCATATCATTCTACCACTGGCAGGTGGCAACTACTTTGGCTTGGTTCGCCTCGATCACCCATCTCGCAACTCTCCCATTCCTTCAAGAGTTCCTCCAAAGGCGCAAGTTCCTCCTCTGCTTGAGGGTGATGCTGATGTCAGGGGTCGCTATTATGCTGTCGATAGCCCTGCTCCGAAGCGGCAATCCGGAGATTCCGGCCATGTGTGGAACTGTGGCCAATGGATCTGTCGCAGTCAGTATCTGGATGTCTCAGAACGGCGTGTACACGATCTTATCGGAAGTCATACTTCTTGGAACCCTCGTCACTCGGCTTCTGCGAATGTTTTCACATACCAGCCATGCCGGTATGAGACTTATGGGATTTGTGCGTGCAAAGTGGCAGGCCTCCATAATTGGGCTTTGTAAAAGGCTCCAAGCACGCAGCGGATTGGCTGCTGCGGTCACTCTTTGGGTACCTGTATTGAGTCTATCAGTCCTGGTCTCGGTTCAGACTCTGCTTGACTTCATGCGCTCCCGCACATGGGAG GTACTATGGCTACTGTTTTCCCTCGTATGGGGTACCCTGCGACTATTTACTGTCCGTTACAGCATGCAGAGAAGCCGGGATATGTTGGAGGAGAGTTATTGGGGCTTCGGCCAGGTTATCCCAGTATTGCTTCTTCTTGTACCAggcttggtggttgtggAAAGCCTCTCCG GCTTCAAATACCCCAACCCGATACGAAAATCTGCAACTCTTAGACCTGAGAGACGGCCAACAAGCACGGTCAACGCCCAGTCTCCAAAATGA
- a CDS encoding putative pyridine nucleotide-disulfide oxidoreductase (COG:C;~EggNog:ENOG410PKX2;~InterPro:IPR036188,IPR023753;~PFAM:PF07992,PF00070;~go_function: GO:0016491 - oxidoreductase activity [Evidence IEA];~go_process: GO:0055114 - oxidation-reduction process [Evidence IEA]), which translates to MKPPFRTIPRYPPLRWPPSQRIRTFADIRQHPGNDKERVVVLGSGWGGYTLSRKLSPRHFAPVVISPRSYFVFTPLLTDTAGGDLDFSHIVEPVRDPRFKLDFIQAAARAIDIDRKTVLCEPTIVRSGVTETHTEEDQQKNGKDVNKWEHSEMFHVPYDKLIISVGAISRTFKTPGVKDNAIFFRDIGDSRRVRRRVRECFELAVLPTTSDEMRRHLLHFAIVGAGPTGTELAAALRDFIYTDLITLYPTLVGLPRISLYDVAPKVLSMFDESLSRYAKETMKKEGIDVRTSHHIEDLRWGVPGAEPPYEMDPRSCLTLTTKEEGQVGVGMCVWATGNAMNELVRDSLRDVEVFPANSAVMQDGSKPPQDASKRSWSYKKASQTGALLVDGHLRVQLQDGSGTTAVLKDVFALGDNAMPENGAPPATAQATAQEAKWLAARLNHGDLQKSPPFSFKNMGTLAYIGDARALMQLPDEGDGKFLPQKVTGRMAWLVWNSAYLTMTISWRNKLRVAFRWMLNRIFGRDISRY; encoded by the coding sequence ATGAAACCCCCGTTCAGGACTATTCCGCGATATCCTCCCCTACGGTGGCCGCCGTCGCAGCGCATACGCACCTTCGCCGACATCCGCCAACATCCGGGTAATGATAAGGAGCGCGTCGTCGTCCTGGGCTCCGGATGGGGAGGATACACCCTCTCGCGAAAACTATCGCCGCGACACTTCGCCCCAGTCGTGATCTCCCCTCGCTCGTACTTCGTCTTCACGCCGTTGCTCACCGACACTGCCGGCGGGGACCTGGACTTCTCGCATATCGTCGAGCCCGTGCGCGATCCCAGGTTCAAGCTCGACTTCATCCAGGCTGCGGCGCGGGCCATTGATATAGACCGCAAGACTGTCCTCTGTGAACCGACTATCGTCCGGAGCGGCGTTACCGAGACTCACACGGAGGAAGACCAGCagaagaatgggaaggatgTGAATAAGTGGGAACACAGCGAGATGTTCCACGTCCCCTATGATAAATTGATCATCTCAGTCGGTGCAATCAGCCGGACATTCAAAACGCCAGGCGTCAAAGAcaacgccatcttcttccgagACATTGGCGACTCGCGCCGTGTGCGCCGCCGCGTCCGCGAATGCTTCGAGCTCGCTGTTCTTCCGACGACCAGCGACGAAATGCGCCgccatcttctgcatttcGCCATCGTGGGCGCTGGTCCGACCGGTACTGAACTCGCGGCTGCGTTGCGCGACTTTATTTACACGGATCTGATCACCCTGTATCCGACTTTGGTGGGTTTGCCGCGCATTTCACTGTATGATGTTGCGCCGAAGGTGCTGTCTATGTTCGATGAGTCGCTGTCGCGGTATGCCAAAGAGACcatgaagaaggaggggaTTGATGTGCGCACTTCGCATCATATCGAGGATCTCCGATGGGGTGTTCCTGGTGCTGAGCCACCATATGAGATGGATCCCCGGAGTTGCCTAACCCTTAcgacgaaggaggagggtCAGGTTGGTGTAGGGATGTGTGTCTGGGCAACAGGAAATGCGATGAATGAGCTTGTTAGGGATTCTCTGCGCGATGTTGAAGTCTTCCCTGCGAACTCGGCCGTTATGCAGGACGGTTCGAAGCCGCCGCAGGATGCATCCAAGCGGTCGTGGTCGTATAAGAAGGCTTCGCAGACAGGTGCACTTTTAGTGGATGGGCACTTGCGCGTCCAGCTTCAGGACGGATCTGGTACAACTGCAGTTCTTAAAGATGTATTTGCGCTTGGAGACAATGCGATGCCGGAGAATGGAgcacccccagcaacagcccagGCGACCGCCCAGGAAGCAAAGTGGCTGGCGGCGCGACTTAATCACGGCGATTTGCAGAAATCGCCCCCGTTCTCGTTCAAGAATATGGGCACGCTGGCGTATATTGGGGATGCGCGGGCCCTCATGCAGCTGCCGGACGAAGGCGATGGGAAGTTTCTGCCACAAAAAGTAACAGGGAGAATGGCCTGGTTAGTGTGGAATTCGGCATATCTGACTATGACTATTAGCTGGCGCAATAAGTTGAGGGTTGCGTTTCGGTGGATGCTGAATCGGATTTTTGGGAGGGACATCTCGCGGTATTAG